From the genome of Limisalsivibrio acetivorans, one region includes:
- the hybA gene encoding hydrogenase 2 operon protein HybA: MKNSSRRDFLKLTGLGAASLMASTASASEGVKLGENDVGMFYDATKCVGCKACVAACKRVNDMDAVPAPNDEDRLWDAPGKLDYRTRNIIQLYKEDEETWSYVKHQCMHCVKPGCVSACPVTAMMKDERGIVYYDKDKCIGCRYCQIACPFVIPKFEWPKAFPKIVKCDLCKFTNLKEKGIPACCEVCPTEAVIFGKRSDLLAEAKRRMETEPEKYQEKIYGEHEIGGTNVIYLAPQKVNFAQLGFPELETHSYAAFSENIQHTIYKGFIAPVALYSLLTFVAIRNRKKNDGSEDEE; this comes from the coding sequence ATGAAGAATAGTTCCCGCCGTGATTTTCTAAAGCTCACAGGTCTGGGAGCGGCTTCGCTTATGGCATCCACTGCGTCTGCCTCCGAAGGTGTAAAGCTGGGTGAGAACGATGTGGGCATGTTCTATGATGCCACAAAATGCGTCGGCTGTAAGGCCTGCGTTGCTGCATGCAAAAGGGTTAACGACATGGACGCTGTTCCCGCACCCAACGATGAGGACAGGCTGTGGGATGCCCCGGGCAAGCTCGATTACCGCACCAGAAACATCATCCAGCTTTACAAAGAGGATGAGGAAACATGGTCCTATGTGAAGCACCAGTGCATGCACTGCGTTAAGCCGGGATGTGTCTCCGCATGCCCTGTAACCGCAATGATGAAGGATGAGCGGGGGATTGTGTATTATGACAAGGATAAGTGCATCGGCTGCCGTTACTGTCAGATAGCCTGCCCCTTCGTTATCCCCAAATTTGAGTGGCCCAAGGCATTTCCCAAGATCGTTAAATGTGACCTCTGCAAGTTCACAAACCTTAAGGAGAAGGGGATCCCCGCATGTTGTGAGGTTTGCCCCACAGAGGCTGTCATATTCGGAAAAAGGAGCGATCTCCTAGCCGAGGCGAAGCGGAGGATGGAGACCGAGCCCGAAAAGTATCAGGAGAAGATCTACGGCGAGCATGAGATAGGCGGAACAAACGTCATATACCTCGCACCTCAGAAGGTGAACTTCGCCCAGCTCGGCTTCCCTGAGCTTGAGACCCACTCCTATGCGGCCTTCAGCGAGAATATCCAGCACACCATATACAAAGGTTTCATCGCACCGGTGGCTCTTTACTCTCTGCTCACATTCGTGGCGATAAGAAACAGGAAGAAGAACGACGGATCGGAGGATGAGGAATAA
- a CDS encoding 4Fe-4S dicluster domain-containing protein — MSTQYGFYIDTQHCTGCKACMNACKDRQNLADGEMFRKVYEFAGGGWGTDAYGGFTNDVFTFYVSMACNQCDNPACLNACPASVYSIRESDGVVVMDTSKCISCFACKNSCPYSAPTYDYESKNMKKCIMCTDEKTESGTPSPSCVKACPSRALDFDTIENLKAKYGNVQATAAFPSTTEPNVVYKLHSDSGKGFEHVNPEEVL, encoded by the coding sequence ATGAGTACTCAATACGGATTTTACATCGATACACAGCATTGCACAGGCTGCAAGGCCTGTATGAATGCCTGTAAGGACAGACAGAATCTAGCGGACGGTGAAATGTTCCGTAAGGTTTATGAGTTTGCCGGCGGCGGATGGGGAACCGATGCTTACGGTGGATTCACCAACGACGTATTCACCTTCTATGTCTCCATGGCGTGCAACCAGTGCGATAACCCCGCATGCCTCAACGCATGCCCCGCCTCCGTTTACTCCATAAGAGAGAGCGACGGCGTGGTTGTTATGGATACATCCAAGTGTATCTCATGCTTCGCATGCAAGAATTCATGCCCCTACAGCGCACCCACGTACGACTATGAGAGCAAGAACATGAAGAAGTGCATCATGTGTACGGACGAAAAAACAGAATCAGGAACTCCTTCACCCTCATGCGTTAAGGCATGTCCCTCAAGAGCTCTTGATTTCGATACCATCGAAAACCTCAAGGCGAAGTACGGAAATGTTCAGGCAACTGCAGCATTCCCCTCCACAACTGAGCCTAATGTGGTTTACAAGCTCCACAGCGATTCCGGTAAGGGATTCGAGCATGTGAACCCCGAAGAGGTTCTTTAA
- a CDS encoding TorD/DmsD family molecular chaperone has product MTGSKKQTEMYTDMIRMSVAFSFMYKLFSELPEEEFIEELAGSAELFDEWPLMESEESNEGVALIKSSIENKESYEAIRHNFNKLFIGPGHLYAAPWESVYLERDGTMFGKATLDVRGYYKKYGLKIHNLHKEPDDHVAYECAFVNFLCMQYTEAVDKGEDPSEYVEVLKSFLDEHLLVWSGNFVEQVTTNSTTDFYKGAGKLLEGALKESREILG; this is encoded by the coding sequence ATGACAGGGTCAAAAAAACAGACTGAAATGTACACGGATATGATTAGGATGTCCGTTGCCTTCAGCTTTATGTATAAACTTTTCAGCGAACTGCCGGAAGAAGAGTTCATAGAAGAACTCGCCGGTTCCGCAGAGCTGTTTGACGAGTGGCCTCTTATGGAGAGCGAGGAATCAAATGAGGGCGTTGCCCTTATAAAATCCTCCATAGAAAACAAAGAGAGCTACGAGGCTATCAGACATAATTTCAACAAGCTTTTCATAGGCCCCGGACATCTCTATGCCGCCCCCTGGGAATCGGTATACCTTGAAAGAGACGGCACAATGTTCGGTAAGGCTACCCTTGATGTAAGGGGTTACTATAAAAAATACGGACTAAAGATCCATAACCTTCATAAAGAGCCCGACGATCATGTCGCATACGAGTGCGCATTTGTAAACTTCCTCTGCATGCAGTACACCGAAGCTGTAGACAAGGGTGAAGACCCTTCAGAGTATGTCGAGGTTCTCAAGTCTTTTCTGGATGAGCATCTGCTGGTCTGGTCGGGCAATTTTGTAGAACAGGTGACAACAAACTCCACAACGGACTTCTATAAAGGAGCTGGCAAGCTTCTTGAGGGAGCCCTGAAGGAGAGCAGAGAAATATTAGGCTAA
- a CDS encoding hydrogenase small subunit, protein MLENGFFFAGISRRSFLKTVTAATAMMGLDFTMTAQVAEAAESDSRPPVIWLHFQECTGCSESLIRASHPDVATLILDMISLDYHETLMAGSGHQAEEALHKTMEEYAGKYILIVEGAVPLKDNGIYCKVAGKTAKDSLEEVAEHAAHIISIGTCASFGGVAAADPNPTQAVPASDVLKDRAVINIPGCPPSPYNLLSTILNLLTFNRLPELDKMNRPMFAYGRKIHEHCERRPHFDAGRFAEKFGDENHSEGYCLYKLGCKGPATFANCMTLKFNDVNVWPISVGHPCIGCTEPDLAFHMSIFDKVQIHNPTPPDHYPDTLDNGEKKGADPVTTAVIGGVAGAALGASAMVAKKLPNNLEDADKRNKELEDEE, encoded by the coding sequence ATGTTAGAGAACGGCTTTTTTTTTGCCGGCATATCACGCCGGAGCTTTCTTAAGACAGTTACAGCCGCAACAGCGATGATGGGGCTTGATTTTACAATGACGGCCCAGGTGGCAGAAGCCGCCGAATCCGATTCCCGTCCTCCGGTTATATGGCTACATTTTCAGGAATGTACAGGATGTTCCGAATCGCTCATCCGTGCCAGCCACCCCGATGTGGCAACGCTCATACTCGATATGATCTCCCTCGATTACCACGAAACGCTTATGGCCGGCTCCGGCCATCAGGCAGAAGAGGCTCTCCACAAAACCATGGAGGAGTATGCCGGTAAATATATACTCATTGTAGAGGGCGCCGTTCCCCTCAAGGACAACGGCATATACTGCAAGGTAGCTGGAAAAACCGCCAAGGACAGTCTGGAGGAGGTCGCCGAGCATGCGGCCCATATCATAAGTATAGGGACATGCGCCTCCTTCGGCGGAGTTGCAGCTGCGGATCCTAACCCCACGCAAGCCGTTCCCGCTTCTGATGTATTGAAGGACAGGGCTGTGATAAACATCCCCGGATGCCCCCCAAGCCCTTATAACCTCCTTTCCACAATCCTCAATCTGCTCACATTCAACAGGCTCCCCGAGCTTGATAAAATGAACAGGCCGATGTTTGCCTACGGACGTAAGATCCATGAACACTGTGAGCGCCGCCCCCATTTCGATGCGGGACGTTTTGCTGAGAAGTTCGGCGACGAGAACCATTCCGAAGGTTACTGCCTCTACAAGCTTGGTTGTAAGGGTCCTGCTACATTTGCAAACTGCATGACACTGAAGTTCAACGATGTTAACGTTTGGCCCATATCCGTAGGACACCCCTGCATAGGCTGTACCGAGCCGGATCTAGCCTTCCATATGAGCATATTCGACAAAGTCCAGATACATAATCCCACACCCCCGGACCACTACCCCGACACCCTCGACAACGGTGAAAAGAAGGGTGCAGATCCTGTGACCACAGCGGTTATCGGAGGAGTTGCCGGAGCGGCACTCGGTGCCAGCGCCATGGTTGCAAAGAAGCTCCCCAACAACCTTGAGGATGCGGACAAACGCAATAAGGAGCTTGAAGATGAAGAATAG